From the genome of Triticum aestivum cultivar Chinese Spring chromosome 1A, IWGSC CS RefSeq v2.1, whole genome shotgun sequence:
AGATTGGGAATTTTTCCATGGATTTTCATCACGGTGGAAAATTTACAGCAGAGTAGAGTAGTCGATCGATCAAAACGAAAAAATTACTAACCAAAGAACCGAGAGCAACTAACAAACAGTAGTACTAACAGAGAATACATGGCTGGTGGCAGGCTAGATGTGGCAGCCGCAGCAGAGGAAGAAGCAGGAGAGCGCGAGGCCGAGCACGACGGCCTCCACGACGTACATGACGCGGAAGGCCACCTCGTCCAGCGCCGCCGACGCCGAGCCGGCGCGCAGGCTGAGGGACGGGAGCGCCGGCATGCGCTTCCACCGGAACGACCGCGACAGCGACGACGCCAGCCTCCGGTACGACGACGGCCCCGCTGCCCCGCCCCCATTCGCGGCCTCCGCAGCACCACCGGGACTGGCGCCGCGAGTCTTCCACCGGCGGCTCCGGGGCAGGTACTCCCTCGGCACGAGCCGGCGCAGCCACCCGCGCCGCGTGGCCGGAGCgatcgccgccgccccggccttcGCCGAGGCCGGGGACATGGGCGCCGTCTCCGACGTCGTCGTCGCCACCACCGCTGCCGTCTCGGCGATGGCCATCTTGGAAAGTCGGGAGCTGGACGAGTCTTTTGGGTGGGTCTTGGGCGGGGCGGCGTGATTTATGGGGCGAGCAGGAGCAAAGGCGGGTCCTTTTCGCGGGACGCGCCCGGCCCGGTTTTATTCCCCGGCTTGACTTGGCCTCGGTCGTTTTCGAGCGGTGCATCACGACGATGCCGACGCCGGCTTTTTTTACTCTTTCCGCACTGAGGTTTTTCTCTTTTCAGAAAAGGTGATCCATGGTAATTATCACTGATATTGGAAGGAAGTTTGAAGGAAAAAATTCCTGTCAGAAAAAAGTTTGGAGAAGATAGCATTGTTAGCTAAATATTTACATGCGTTAATGAGATAATAAAAATAGCAAGAAGACTAGAATTTCTTTTGCAACATAAACACCATCAATCATCATAAAATAAATAGCAGAAGATCGTAGTCTTGATAAGCAATCTTCTAAATAAAAGTAGTAGAGGTAAAGCCTTggggagcaatcttcatcttcaagtTGAAGTCAATTTTCACCGTACGTATCTTCAAAATAGTGTGTTGCCTTGTGTGACATGTGAATATTTTTTTTGGCGACTGAAACAAAAGACACGAGAGCTGTCACGCAGATATGCCATGGCCAGCCCCTGACCCCGGATGCCGATCGCCATCTCTCTTTTCCCTCACGTCGTCCGTGCACCCACTCTTCGTGTCACTTCGCTGTCGCCACGACCAGCGTAGTCGTACCATGGACGGAAAAAGAAGATGAAACGTAGCTGTAGAGCACCTCATCACCCCGCTGGTTGGCAGGCACGGCCGGCGTCACGTTGCTCCAGTGAATCCTCGCCATTACTAGTACAACGTAGGACGACAGCTCCGGCCAGCGACTGTTCTTCGTACGTGTACGTTCATTCTGCGACTCTCTCCATGCTTCTGGTGCTACACACGAGCCTAGCTGGCAAATTACCACTTAATCGGCGGTGAAACTATCACATATTTGAACTTTTTTTGTGAAAGCATATTTTAGTTGTTAAGGAAAAACGAAAAAATACAATTAAAACTGTTTCAGAAAAAAATGAGACAATGTACGGACTTTCCTTCCCTACTTATTTACACTAATTCCCTGAATTTCGTCGCGGGCCCCTCCCCCACCTCCTTTTTTTTCCAACCAATTTGCCACGTTACATCCGTAAATCATAAGAATATGGTTACGTGCATGTGTTCATGAGGGTTAGCGTACGTTCATTATGAGTATATGCCACTGTACTGTATTCTTGAAGAAAAAATGTGTAGACATGTCTTAGTGTATCTGTTTGTTCATTTATAGTGCATGCGTAGTCAATAttaaaatattcaaaacatcttatatttgtgaacggaaaGAGTATCTTACGTagccaaacgacgacctccacctacgcgagtccaGCTCCAAGCAACGGACACCGATCCATGCTAGGATAGGTCCacaccaccgccgtcgcccaccacccacaagcgccacccagccccaaggttcccaaagcggcgccttcaagaagggaacgaccgAGGGGAAGGGGAAGTGAGGGGATCAGTCCATACCAACGCCTCCAAGGAGAGGAACggcgccctcaggcgtcgccgtcgACGCGACCGGCCATGACCGACCAGGGATTTCGCCCGAATTAGATCACCGCCACCAGCAGTGCTTTCTGTACAGAACCGACGACCCAAGGAAGCGCGGCCCAATGAGGCTGACCCGCACGCcgaacaggggaggaggggaggcaccAGATCGTGTGCACCGGCTACCGCAGAAaccgccgccggccgccaacgaCCACCAGATCCGGCCACGTTACATCCGTAAGTCATAAGAATATGGTAACGTGGATGTGTTCATAAGGGTTAGTGTGCGTTCATTATGAGTATCTGCGATTGTACTGTATTCTTGAAGAAAAAATGTGTAGACATGTCTTAGTGTATCTGTTTGTTCATTTATAGTGCATGCGTAGTCAATATtgaaatattcaaaacatcttatatttgtgagcaGAAGGagtatcttttttttttttgcggaaaggcaaatggagggagcattttcttttctgcaaataagatggagggagtatttgattcTACGAGTAGATGTGCCTACCAAAGCAGACGACAAGGACCAAACATATAGCCGCGCGAGCGTTAACGGCTAGAAGCAAGTAAAACTACCCACTCCACAGCTGCCTTGTGCCTCTCTCCGACCAACCAGTGCATCAAATCTATAGATATCCTTCGAAGTGTAGTATTTTGTCCTTCCTTTGCCAGGACCGCTAGCAAAGCAAAGCAGGACGCCGGAGCCTACCTAGGAACGGCGGATGCACGACGTATTTATTAATTCTGATTGTGATCAGCATGTTCTTTggtggcaaaatttcgtgttttgacctttTTCCGAAACTTATTCGAGATCTGACCCTaagataaaaaaaatcaaaatctgACGCTTTTGCTATCGTCAGAGTCCATGACGGTAGAGTCTAATAGCCTACCGCCAGGGACTTTGGCGGTAGGAAACATCTCTACCACCAAACGGGTTGGCGATAGCCTGCACAACCCTATCGCCAAGGTGCTTGGCGGTAGGCACGAGCACGCATTGTGTTCAATACTTAGACGGGTTTTGGCGATAGGGCATGCAACACTACCGTCAGGGtccttggcggtaggctgttataccctaccgccatggtccctagcggtagcaaaagggtcataTCTCGAAACTTTTCCAAACTAGGGTCAGATCTCGAATATGTTTgaaaaaagggtcaaaacatgaaatttagCCTTCTCTggtcttgtcaaggtacgtacgtGCTAAGGCCAACTCCATCGCGTGACCCCAAACGAACGTCCGTTTTGTACGGGTTTTGTctatttgggtagggcaatggggtcgtttCCGGGCGTGTTCTGGGATGCGGTGGctgtgcgcccagcgcgcggccccATCCCTTTGCCCCATCATGTCCGTCAGGGCCAAAAATGCCCATATTTTCATCAAAACTAGTTTTACaacccaaatatttgtctgaaaattaaaatagttttacaacccaattgaaattgtctttaataaaatagttttacaaccaaatcgaaattgtcttgattGAACATAAAATGGACCAATACATCtgttggttgccaatgtgatcccacacgtgctcaaccaagtcattttgaagattcaaatgagtgtgTCAATTACGCATTTCACGGTGGAATTGggcaaactgttcaaatgtggccgggtcttggtgcaggggctcaatactttcaccttgataatcaaatcctcgGTTGAAtatactctcatcacgctcgtcctcgacgatcatgttgtatatgatcacacaagcagtcatcacctcccaaagcttcctttcatcccatgacagtgcagggtttcgaacgatgccccaccgggattgaagcacaccaaaagcatgttccacatcctttctaacactctcttgcatttgggcaaatctctttctcttctcaccttggggtttcgagattgtcttcacaaaagttgaccactgagaatatataccatctgctagatagtatcccttgttgtactgatGGCTGTTGATCTCAAAgctgacaggtggggagtggccttctgcaagcctcgcgaagaTTGGAGAACGCTGCAAcatgttgatatcattgtgagaacctgccatgcgaAAGAAataatgccatatccaaagatcctgcgatgccaccgcttctaatatgacagtgcacccgttgacatgccccttgtactggccctgccaagcaaatggacagttcttccactcccagtgcatacaatctatgctgccaagcatgcctggaaaagcctctagctgcgttggtcgccaacaatctctctgtatcagcacagttggctgcctcaagtactctgggccaaacacctcgatcacagcctggcaaaacttatacattgacatcagacatgttgtctcactcatacgcacatactcattcACCAGAtggcctggaattccatatgcaagcatgcggatggccgtggtgcatttctggtaagaggagaatccaagcttgccaagggcatccattttgcactcgaagtatgggtcatgagcaaccactccctctcagATACGATTGAAGACATGCCTTGCCATTCGAAAACGGCGACGatatttatccggcttgaagagcggggtgttggcaaagtaatTGGCATAGAGCAGGGCGCGGCCTCTCTCCTTGTTGCGGTTCATGTTGGGAGCACGACAAGAGAATgacccctgtaccgaggaagctgccctTGAATGtagtcgtgaacgaccagtgcagccaccacaagatcttcatcatccgacgacggatcgtccgatgaacaaaggaagttatggaagaaaaactcgtctccactgtccatacctttgtgggcaaaatgccgaacaccttgcggtcgtggtggcga
Proteins encoded in this window:
- the LOC123068489 gene encoding uncharacterized protein; amino-acid sequence: MAIAETAAVVATTTSETAPMSPASAKAGAAAIAPATRRGWLRRLVPREYLPRSRRWKTRGASPGGAAEAANGGGAAGPSSYRRLASSLSRSFRWKRMPALPSLSLRAGSASAALDEVAFRVMYVVEAVVLGLALSCFFLCCGCHI